The Thermodesulfovibrio thiophilus DSM 17215 genome contains a region encoding:
- the lgt gene encoding prolipoprotein diacylglyceryl transferase: MLPYPDISPEIVRIGPLSIRWYGLMYLVGFISSYLIVKREIHRRGLRVEKDFLENLYFYLILGLLIGARLGYIIFYNLPYYLENPLEIFAIWRGGMSFHGGLIGVILAIWFFTRAKKFDFFTLTDMLVLTAPIGLGLGRIGNFINGELYGRITDVPWAMIFPDGGPLPRHPSQLYEATLEGVALFLILWFLKDKFSRSGIVSSLFLILYGIFRFVIEFFREPDLQVGYILEVFTMGQILCITMIVIGVALFIYRTKK; the protein is encoded by the coding sequence ATGCTTCCATATCCAGATATAAGTCCTGAAATTGTAAGGATTGGTCCACTTTCAATTCGCTGGTATGGTTTAATGTACCTCGTTGGATTTATCTCATCTTATCTGATTGTCAAAAGAGAGATACACAGGAGAGGTTTGCGCGTTGAAAAAGATTTTCTTGAAAATCTGTATTTTTATTTAATTCTAGGACTTTTGATTGGTGCAAGACTTGGTTATATCATATTTTATAATCTTCCGTACTATCTTGAGAATCCCCTTGAAATTTTTGCTATATGGCGTGGAGGCATGTCCTTTCATGGAGGACTGATTGGAGTGATCCTGGCAATATGGTTTTTCACAAGAGCTAAAAAGTTTGATTTTTTTACTCTAACTGATATGCTTGTGCTTACCGCGCCTATAGGACTGGGACTTGGAAGAATAGGAAACTTTATAAATGGAGAGCTCTATGGAAGAATAACAGATGTTCCATGGGCAATGATTTTCCCTGACGGAGGACCTCTTCCAAGACATCCAAGTCAGCTTTATGAAGCAACTCTGGAAGGTGTAGCACTTTTTTTAATTTTATGGTTTTTAAAAGATAAGTTCAGTCGTTCAGGGATTGTTTCATCTTTATTTCTTATTTTATATGGAATTTTTCGCTTTGTTATTGAATTTTTCAGAGAGCCTGACCTTCAGGTTGGATATATCCTCGAGGTTTTTACAATGGGACAGATTCTC
- a CDS encoding ubiquinone/menaquinone biosynthesis methyltransferase — translation MNETDEIKLMFDKIAHRYDFLNHFLSFGQDIIWRKEMADQVVDNNTHLVLDLASGTGDSAIALLKRGVNVIGLDISFEMLKTGANKIKKKYSRQSQLFNKKISFFPVTGSGYQIPMRDSFVDAVTSAFGIRNMHDTEDALREIYRVIRPEGRVVILEFSLPESSIRKPYLFYLKKIIPAMASMLSVKSAYEYLGKSIEEFYKPSEFVRLLDRCGFKNIKAFSLSFGCVYLYVGVK, via the coding sequence ATGAATGAAACTGACGAAATAAAATTGATGTTTGATAAAATCGCACACAGGTATGACTTTCTTAATCACTTTCTTTCCTTTGGGCAGGATATTATATGGAGAAAAGAAATGGCAGACCAAGTTGTAGATAATAATACTCATCTTGTTTTAGACCTAGCTTCGGGAACAGGAGACTCGGCAATTGCTTTACTTAAAAGGGGAGTTAATGTGATAGGATTAGACATAAGCTTTGAGATGTTAAAAACAGGTGCAAATAAAATAAAAAAAAAGTATTCCAGACAGAGTCAATTATTTAATAAAAAAATATCATTCTTTCCTGTTACAGGTTCTGGATATCAAATTCCTATGAGAGACAGCTTTGTTGACGCTGTTACCTCTGCATTTGGTATAAGAAATATGCATGATACCGAGGATGCTTTAAGAGAAATCTACAGAGTTATCAGACCAGAGGGCAGAGTTGTGATTCTTGAGTTTTCTTTGCCAGAAAGCTCCATCAGAAAACCCTATCTTTTTTATCTGAAAAAAATTATACCGGCTATGGCTTCAATGCTTTCAGTGAAATCAGCTTACGAATATCTGGGAAAATCTATTGAAGAATTTTATAAACCGTCTGAGTTTGTTCGTCTGCTTGACAGATGTGGTTTTAAAAACATAAAAGCTTTTTCCCTAAGTTTTGGTTGCGTTTATCTATATGTTGGCGTAAAATAA
- a CDS encoding SPL family radical SAM protein yields MYTRSFDPWKNKLCTCPSKFSLNPYTGCAHGCLYCYASSYIKEFFNCRAKQKLIESLQKEIKKIPANSLISLCNTSDPYPPMEKKFELTRQCLKIFKEHEMRILILTKSDIVCRDVDLLKDMRSCVTITVTTLKHYKQLEPNAPSSYERFRALEKLSKDLPTGLRLDPIIPFINEYEIESILKLARESGVKHVTASTFKPRWDNWKKLKLAYPEFASSLNRLYYKNGQKIGNSRYLSTDLRKKIIFRVKQICDSFSFTFSSCREGFPEFNTSSSCDASHLIR; encoded by the coding sequence ATGTATACTCGCTCTTTTGATCCGTGGAAAAACAAGCTGTGCACATGTCCTTCAAAATTCTCTCTGAATCCTTACACAGGCTGTGCACATGGATGTCTGTACTGTTACGCATCATCCTATATAAAAGAGTTCTTCAACTGTCGTGCCAAACAAAAACTCATTGAAAGCCTACAAAAAGAGATAAAAAAAATTCCTGCAAACTCACTAATTTCCCTGTGTAATACTTCAGATCCTTATCCTCCTATGGAAAAAAAATTTGAACTTACAAGGCAGTGTCTGAAGATTTTCAAAGAACATGAAATGAGAATTCTCATACTCACAAAAAGCGATATTGTCTGCCGTGATGTAGATTTACTTAAAGATATGCGCTCATGTGTAACAATTACCGTAACAACCCTTAAACATTACAAACAGCTTGAACCAAATGCTCCATCGTCTTATGAACGATTTAGAGCTCTTGAAAAATTAAGTAAAGACCTTCCAACAGGATTGAGACTTGACCCTATAATTCCCTTTATAAATGAATATGAGATTGAATCTATACTTAAGCTTGCCAGGGAATCCGGAGTAAAGCATGTAACAGCAAGCACTTTTAAGCCACGATGGGATAACTGGAAAAAATTGAAATTAGCCTATCCAGAGTTTGCTTCATCCCTTAACAGACTCTATTATAAAAATGGTCAAAAAATTGGAAATTCCAGGTACTTATCCACTGATTTAAGAAAGAAGATAATCTTTAGAGTAAAACAGATATGTGATAGTTTTTCTTTTACATTTTCTTCATGTAGAGAAGGATTCCCGGAGTTTAATACATCCAGTTCCTGCGATGCCAGCCATTTAATTAGATAG
- the tgt gene encoding tRNA guanosine(34) transglycosylase Tgt, with protein MRFKILKKDGFARTGIIETERGIVHTPAFMPVGTNGTVKAMTPDEIASIGYEIILSNTYHLYLRPGHEIIKKLGGLHRFINWSAPILTDSGGFQIYSLASLRTIDTEGVEFRSHIDGSTHFISPEKAIEIQLALGSDIMMVLDECVPYPSDRSYVEKSLMLTTQWAKRCRDFFEKQNSKHGLFGIIQGGVYTELRYKAIEDLLKIGFEGYALGGLSVGEPKKDMYEVLKEIVPCMPENKPRYLMGVGDLIDIIYAIDKGVDMFDCVMPTRNARNGTLFTSQGKISIKRSEFKDDSTPLDPECDCYTCTNYSRAFLRHLYMCREILSMRLNTIHNLYFYYQFFEKIRNAISENRFQNFKSAWLPVLEKNSCSRE; from the coding sequence ATGCGTTTCAAAATCCTGAAAAAGGACGGTTTTGCTCGAACAGGAATAATAGAAACAGAAAGAGGTATAGTGCATACTCCAGCATTTATGCCTGTTGGAACAAATGGTACAGTTAAGGCAATGACTCCTGATGAAATTGCTTCAATTGGTTATGAGATTATTCTTTCCAATACATATCATCTTTATTTAAGACCAGGGCATGAAATTATCAAAAAACTCGGAGGATTACACAGGTTTATAAACTGGTCTGCTCCAATTCTTACTGACAGCGGAGGATTTCAGATTTATAGTCTTGCTTCTTTAAGAACAATAGATACTGAAGGAGTTGAATTTCGTTCTCATATTGATGGTTCAACACATTTTATCTCTCCAGAAAAAGCAATAGAAATTCAGCTTGCTCTCGGTTCAGATATTATGATGGTGCTTGATGAATGTGTTCCTTACCCTTCAGACAGAAGCTATGTTGAAAAGTCTCTGATGCTTACAACACAGTGGGCAAAAAGATGCAGGGATTTTTTTGAAAAACAAAACAGTAAACACGGACTGTTTGGAATAATTCAAGGTGGTGTTTATACAGAACTCAGATATAAAGCCATCGAAGATCTTTTAAAAATAGGTTTTGAAGGATATGCTCTCGGAGGATTGAGTGTTGGAGAACCAAAAAAAGATATGTATGAAGTTTTAAAAGAAATAGTACCCTGTATGCCCGAGAATAAACCACGTTATCTTATGGGTGTTGGAGATCTGATTGATATAATATACGCTATTGATAAAGGAGTTGATATGTTTGACTGTGTAATGCCAACAAGAAATGCAAGAAACGGAACTCTTTTTACATCTCAGGGCAAAATAAGTATAAAGAGAAGCGAGTTTAAAGATGATTCAACTCCTTTAGACCCTGAGTGTGATTGTTATACATGTACAAACTATTCAAGAGCTTTTTTAAGACATCTTTACATGTGTAGAGAAATTCTTTCCATGAGGCTTAATACAATTCATAATCTTTACTTTTATTATCAATTTTTTGAAAAAATACGTAACGCTATATCAGAAAATAGATTTCAGAATTTTAAATCTGCATGGTTACCAGTTCTTGAGAAAAATTCCTGCTCCCGGGAATAA
- the hcp gene encoding hydroxylamine reductase has product MFCRQCEQTSNQIACTKLGICGKQPDVAVLQDLLLYALQGLSSYAKEALKGGKLGNKVNKFTIAGLFATLTNVNFDGEAIKNFIYEAVRLRDELKNEGFRVTETDASKFIPSDNFAELVKQGEEVNEKLFKQSSDEDIQSLKETTLYALKGIAAYADHAQILEHEDENVYAFIYEALDAMQRDGDLNFWLNMVLKAGEINLRTMELLDAANTGKYGHPVPTAVPLGHKKGKAIVVSGHDLRDLELLLQQTEGKGIYIYTHGEMLPCHGYPELKQYKHFYGHYGTAWQNQQREFSQFPGAILMTTNCIIKPQDSYKDRIFTTGVVGWPGVKHIKDKDFTEVIDKALELPGFTEDKDGKTVMVGFARNSVLSIADKVIELVKAGKIRHFFLVGGCDGAKPGRSYYTEFVEKAPKDTVILTLACGKFRFFDKELGSIDGIPRLLDVGQCNDAFSAIQIALALAKAFNVSVNELPLSLILSWFEQKAVAILTTLLYLGIKDIRLGPSLPAFISPNVLNVLVNNFGIKPIKTADEDLKAILG; this is encoded by the coding sequence ATGTTTTGTAGGCAGTGTGAACAAACATCAAATCAAATTGCGTGCACCAAACTTGGGATATGCGGTAAACAACCAGATGTGGCGGTATTGCAAGACTTGCTCTTATATGCTCTTCAAGGACTATCCAGCTATGCAAAAGAGGCATTGAAAGGGGGTAAACTTGGCAACAAGGTAAACAAATTTACTATTGCTGGACTTTTTGCAACACTTACAAATGTTAATTTTGATGGTGAAGCAATTAAGAATTTTATTTATGAAGCAGTAAGGCTTAGAGATGAGCTTAAAAACGAGGGCTTTAGAGTTACAGAAACAGACGCATCTAAATTTATACCATCAGATAACTTTGCAGAACTTGTAAAACAGGGAGAAGAAGTCAATGAAAAACTTTTTAAACAGTCATCAGATGAAGATATTCAATCATTGAAAGAAACAACACTTTATGCATTGAAAGGTATTGCTGCATATGCGGATCATGCTCAGATTCTTGAACATGAAGACGAAAATGTCTATGCTTTTATCTATGAAGCTCTTGATGCCATGCAGAGAGATGGAGATTTGAATTTCTGGCTTAATATGGTTCTTAAAGCAGGAGAGATTAATCTCAGAACAATGGAACTTCTGGATGCTGCAAATACTGGCAAATATGGACATCCAGTCCCAACTGCTGTACCACTGGGTCACAAAAAGGGTAAGGCAATAGTGGTTTCAGGGCATGATTTAAGAGATCTTGAGCTGTTGCTACAGCAGACAGAAGGTAAGGGAATATATATTTATACGCATGGCGAAATGCTTCCATGTCATGGATATCCAGAGCTTAAACAATATAAACACTTTTACGGACATTATGGCACAGCCTGGCAAAACCAGCAGAGAGAATTTTCTCAGTTTCCAGGTGCAATTCTTATGACGACAAACTGTATTATAAAGCCACAGGATTCATACAAAGACAGAATTTTTACAACAGGAGTTGTTGGCTGGCCAGGTGTTAAGCATATAAAAGATAAGGACTTTACAGAAGTAATAGATAAGGCACTTGAACTGCCAGGATTTACTGAAGACAAAGATGGCAAAACTGTTATGGTAGGATTTGCAAGGAATTCTGTCCTTTCTATTGCTGATAAGGTAATAGAACTTGTAAAGGCTGGCAAGATTCGTCATTTCTTCCTTGTTGGAGGATGTGATGGAGCAAAACCTGGAAGAAGCTATTATACAGAGTTTGTTGAGAAAGCACCAAAGGATACGGTAATCCTTACCCTTGCATGTGGAAAATTCAGATTTTTTGATAAAGAGCTTGGTTCAATTGATGGCATTCCAAGACTGCTTGATGTTGGTCAGTGTAATGACGCTTTCTCTGCCATTCAGATTGCACTTGCACTGGCAAAGGCTTTTAATGTGAGTGTAAACGAGCTTCCACTCTCACTAATTCTTTCATGGTTTGAACAGAAAGCTGTGGCAATTCTCACAACGCTGCTTTATCTTGGAATTAAAGATATTCGGCTTGGTCCAAGCCTTCCAGCTTTTATCAGCCCGAATGTATTAAATGTGCTTGTTAATAATTTTGGGATAAAACCAATTAAGACTGCTGATGAGGATTTAAAGGCGATTCTTGGATAA
- a CDS encoding Crp/Fnr family transcriptional regulator: MLQEIAIFNNLSSDDLLKLENNLIIKNFKKRKTIFNEGDEPLWSYFLLKGKVKISKSSADGRDVVLEIIDAPDFFGTLAVIKGFPYPANAIAMEDCEVGKIKREIFLQIFNKYPELHSQLLHHITTRLKSGIDTLKNIALEDVPSRIIHQLFKLTTKYGKKLSDGVLIDLKLTKQELAEMAGTTTETAIRVISKLKKEGYIYENKHKIIIKDINKLYDLIRN, translated from the coding sequence ATGTTACAAGAAATTGCTATTTTTAACAATTTGAGTAGTGATGATCTGTTAAAGCTTGAAAATAATTTAATAATAAAAAATTTCAAAAAAAGAAAAACAATTTTTAACGAAGGAGATGAACCTTTATGGTCTTATTTTCTCTTGAAGGGTAAGGTTAAAATCTCTAAATCTTCGGCTGATGGAAGAGACGTAGTTCTTGAAATCATTGATGCACCTGATTTTTTTGGTACTCTGGCAGTAATTAAAGGATTCCCTTATCCAGCCAATGCCATAGCAATGGAGGATTGTGAAGTAGGGAAAATTAAAAGAGAGATATTCCTTCAAATTTTTAATAAATATCCAGAATTGCACAGTCAGTTGTTGCATCATATCACTACAAGATTAAAATCAGGAATTGATACCCTTAAAAATATTGCATTAGAAGATGTTCCTTCAAGAATAATACATCAGCTTTTTAAGCTTACCACAAAATATGGTAAAAAACTTTCAGATGGAGTTTTGATAGATTTAAAACTCACAAAACAGGAGCTTGCTGAAATGGCTGGAACAACTACAGAAACAGCGATAAGAGTAATAAGCAAACTAAAAAAAGAAGGTTATATCTACGAAAATAAGCACAAAATTATTATAAAAGATATAAATAAGC